CGTGGTTACGCTTACCATCGGATGAAAGAGTGGATCTTCCTCTAGCACCGGTTTCTCTGCCTCCGGTATTTTGATAATCTGAGAAGCTAGATCAATGACTATGCTGCTGGCCGGGGTGACTGCCGGCTTGCGGCTAGAGACGAACGCTTGAGGAACGAACTCGTCGGCATCAAGTTGTTCTAGTTTCGTGGTTTTCTCTAAAGCCTCCGCAACAGTATCTGTCTCCGCCAATGATTTAAACACGTATTCCTTCGGCGGCGTCTTTCGGTTGATCGAGGGAGTCTGTTTCGTTGAATGTCTCGACTGATGAGACGATCGGGAGCTCGAACCGCTGGCGCTACTGGAAGAACTGCTGCTTGAGCTGCTGGATGAATCCGAACGAGAGCTGCTGGACGATCGACGGTAGCGATCTCTTTCACGAGACTTGCGTCTCCGATAGCGGTCGCGGGAGGAAGATTTCCTTCTGCTAGAGGTCTTGTAGTGCCGCTCCTTGGATCTGCCGCGATACGACGATTTCTTCTCATGCCGGtacgaggaggaagatgctACCGAGCGCGACTTTGAACGATCCGACCGCCGTCTTCGGTCGTTATCTTTGTGCTGGTACTTTTTATCATACTCTCGAGACCGCGAACGCCGTTTCTTAGTATTTTTACTGCTGCGATCGGATCGGCGCGATCGTGACGGAGATCTCGAGTATGAACGGGGCATTTTGTGCCGGTTTTACACTTTTCGCGACTAGAATTCAGAATTTCTCAGAACTTCTATGCACTAACCCTTGGATTTCAGCCAATTCAGCCATCTATGTAAGCGAATCATTTAGGCAAAGAATATTTCAAGCAAATCACAAAGCTTCGGCGTTGCACCAGTAGAGGGCGCTTTATCGtgttttttctcgctcactctgcCGGGCGACAATACAGCCTCTTCTCTTTTCCGAGGAAAATGGTGcgcgcttgttttttttgacGGCGGCTTGCGTGGTGGTATTCTTCGAAGAAAACTAAAAATCCGTGGTAAAATTACAGCGCTAGAGCGGAAGCGCACGTTGTGTTATTGTTCGTCGAGACCGCGGAAGAGAATCCGAACAGTAAAACCGGTAAATATTACTCCGACGGCCCAACCTACCGCCCCATCTAGCGTCACTGCGTGGCTTGGCTTGAGGAACGCGCCTTCTTCGGCTGATGCCGAGTTGCATCCCgctaaaaatgcaatttatcgATAAACCGGCCTGTGTCCATCAGTTTACACCTCtcgcagcatccagcattcGACGCTGGAACCGGCTGGAGGCGACTTTAATTTTCCCAAGAAACGCGCGAAAAAAACGACGCGCTGAGCCCACAGtgctgttttcttcttcttgttgttgttatttgttaGCTCTTCGAAGGGTTCGCGAACGTAGGATAAAATATGATAAGAATGATCTCGATCGGCACGCATACTTCAGAAACTTACCTTTTCTTTTGGCTTCGCTTTTAGGCAACCAGTTGGAATATCCGTTGAGGCAGCCTGTTCATCAGGCAGCTGAGAAACTCGTTGTACGATGGAAAAGGAGTCTGATGAGAATGTTGTTAACCTGCAGGCGGCGATTGAAGAAGCCGTTGGTGAGGAAGCAAATGGTGGAGATGCTGGGAGTATAAATAACGAAAGCGATATGGTCAGCGGCACACCAATGGAGTCGTCGGCGGCCAACGTTGGAGGCGATTTGCTCACCTCTGACGAATCAACACCCCTTCCGGAAGACACTGTAGTGACTGAGGAGGAGGTGATAGAAGAGGTAGTAGAAGAGGAGATACTGGAAGAGTTGGTGGAGGATGATGGCCAAGCGAGTGGGGATAAGCACAAACCTCCGGATGACGATGAACCGGACCGTTTTGAGCCACAACTGAGTACGGTGGTTGAGCAGAATGAAGAACAAGAGCCTGATGGTAGTGAGACACTTAATTTAGTTGAACGAAAATTTCAACAAGACGAACAAAGGCATTTGTCGACAAGCGAACCGGCCGCTGCTACTGACACCGAATGTGTGAAACCAGATGAACGACATAACGATGATAGCATGAACGAGTCATGCCAACTCCAGGACATAGAGATGAGAGATATGGACGAGAGTCATGTAagaaacgatggcgatggagatCGCTCCATCGATGATGTGGATCCTTTCGACCAAGTGAGACATGAGCGATCCTCACATGAAGATGATAGCAGCAGGCTCGAAGAAAGTAATGCATCTTTGACCCAGACGGATGAGCCAGTTACTAAGagtgacgagcagcagcacgccgaGGGAGAAGAATTCGGAAACGAATCCAACGGCTCAGAACAGACGAGTGACGAAACGGCGGGGGTGGTAGAAGAGCAAAGAGGAGGCGAAAATGAGAATATCAGTCTACTTCCAGATCATCAGAGAGTCATCTcggaagaggagaagcagcaagCGGCCGCCACAGAAGAGGCAGACAAGGCTAACGCTGCTGCAGAGCAAttgcagcaggaggaagaagaaagagcgGCAGAAACTGCAGAAtctgcagaagcagcagaagcgtcAGAAACTGTAGAAACTTcagcaacaaaagaaaatacaGGAACAGCGGGCTCATCTGGAAAAGATATTAACGATACAGTAGCACAACAGGACGAAACAGTAACCGAAGATTTGGAGGACGAACAACAGCACTTGGATACAAATGAGATCCCAGATGAAGGTACGACCGGAGATAACGAACCCAATTCTAGCGCCAATGATATCGAGGTCGAAAGTGAGCCTCCAACGGGAGCGAATCAAATTCGGGAATTAGCGATACCAGCCGTGTCGGCGACCTGTGCCCAGTGCAAAAAATTGAGTCCAATCTGTGTGTACAGCATTACGCGTGATATTCCACCCGAGGGAGAGTCACAAGAGAATGAGTACATTTGCTCATTCACCTGCGTTCAAAGCTTGCGTACTGCGTTCCCGGGTAAATTCGAACTGATTCAGCACCAGGTGGGCATTTACCCGATTTTCGAATGCAATGCCACGTGCAAGCGATGCTCACGGGAAACGCTGTGCAAGTTTCGCTATCGTTCACCGAAATCTACCGACAACACCTGGCGGTACCTTTGCGAGATGAAGTGTGTTCAACATATGACCGGGATCAATTCGGAGAAGTTTTGTCTGCTTAAAACGCGTTACACGATTGAGGAGAAGGTTCCACCGATGACCGAACCACGGCGGTGCATTCAATGCTTCGATAACAAACCGTGCCAATTTGCGTTCAAGCAGGATGATGACGAACTGTTCATCTGTCAGAACGATTGCCTAAACTTACTGATGAAAGAACATCCGCAGCTGTTCCGCTTGAAGCGCTACTCGGTACGTGTGCGCACGATGCCAAAAGCTACTCCTGCCGAGCAGCGGTCCGATGTTGCGAATATTGCGGCACGAACAGAAGAAGAGATCGAAGCTGCCCGCGCGGCACGTGAAGCTTCATTCCAACATCGATGCTATCAATGCTCGCTCTTAATAATACCAGGCTCGGAACAGCGGTTGCAGTGGGAAGCGATGGATTTCTGCGGTGAAAGGTGCCTAGCGTCTTATCAGAACAGCAAAGGATCACACTGCGTCCAGTGCCAGAAAGCAGTGACCGTCACCAGCCTTGGCAAGTACTGTGTGCGGTTTGGCTTCAAAGTGTGCCAGTTCTGCAGTGCCAGTTGCTTGGATACGTATAAGAAGCAATTGAAGAATTGCTGCTATTGTCAGAGGGACATCTCAACGCAAGGTGAAGGCGTAGTGGTGATCCGCGGTACTGCCAAGGGAACCTTCCGTGAATTTTGCAACTCGGAATGCCATCAGCGCTACAAATATGCAACCATTGCAAACATCAAGAAGAAACCACAAATTTGCTCCGTATGCAACCACAAAAAGCCAACCAGCGTGGTCGTTCGCTTGGAAACGAAGGAACACTATTTCTGCAGCTCACCGTGCTTTTCCGCTTTCAAATTCGTTAGCAACATTACCCCGGACGAGTGTGCCATGTGCGGAGATTACTTTGAGCGTCAATCAGTTCTTGATTCGTACACTATTTTTGCAAAAGATGCATCCAAGAAACCTTCCGCATTTTGTACGCAGATATGCATGAACCTGTACATCAGCAAGAATCGAATCATCGATTCGTGTAGTTGGTGCAAGGTGAAGAAGTACAATTTCGATATGATCAGaaagggcagcagcaacacgctgCTCTGTTCGCTGAATTGTCTTCAACTGAGTCAAGTTTCGATGAATGCAATAGCGATGAAGGAATCACAGTGCGACCATTGCGGTGTGCTGAAAACGCCACAGTATCACTTAACCATGAGTGATGCGAGTTTGCGCGACTTCTGCACATACCAGTGCGTCATGCTATTCCAGAGCCTGTTTGGTAAGCAAGCAGCTCATGATGGAAACCAGCAGACAGAGCCTCAAGAGCCCGTCCCAACAGGATTACCAAAACGGGTTCGAAAGCTTGGAAacgtgcaacaacaacagcagacgaCGCAACAGTtgctacagcaacaacagcagcaagtggaCGCTCTAAATCAAGCTAAAGCAAAGCGTCCAACAAGAACAGCGGCTAGTAATAATCCACACTGCGTGCCGGTGATAGCTTCCGTACATTCATTGGCCTCTTCTAGTGGCCGAAGTGTGCGAAGTGGTCCGAAGCCGGgaaccatccagcagcaaggAATGACTTTGAGTCTGCACGAGTTGCCGCAACTGCGCGTAGCACTGGAGCCGCTTACTAACATCCCCGCTACCGGATGCGTTTCGTTGGCAGCATTCAAACCAAACCTCAATGCGACAACTACTATAAAACGGATTTCGGCTTCAACACAATCTGTACAAGATACATCAAGAGCATCAGTTGAATCTTCGATCGCCGTAACTAAGGCAACGACGACTGCACCGATTGAAACTTCAAGGCATGATTCTCCCTCTGCTCCAGTCGCTCCTACAATAGAAA
The sequence above is a segment of the Anopheles darlingi chromosome 2, idAnoDarlMG_H_01, whole genome shotgun sequence genome. Coding sequences within it:
- the LOC125951490 gene encoding serine/threonine-protein kinase fray2-like, yielding MPRSYSRSPSRSRRSDRSSKNTKKRRSRSREYDKKYQHKDNDRRRRSDRSKSRSVASSSSYRHEKKSSYRGRSKERHYKTSSRRKSSSRDRYRRRKSRERDRYRRSSSSSRSDSSSSSSSSSSSSASGSSSRSSHQSRHSTKQTPSINRKTPPKEYVFKSLAETDTVAEALEKTTKLEQLDADEFVPQAFVSSRKPAVTPASSIVIDLASQIIKIPEAEKPVLEEDPLFHPMFFQGEDDERMARWVKKLHSLQQSLL
- the LOC125951455 gene encoding uncharacterized protein LOC125951455 codes for the protein MEKESDENVVNLQAAIEEAVGEEANGGDAGSINNESDMVSGTPMESSAANVGGDLLTSDESTPLPEDTVVTEEEVIEEVVEEEILEELVEDDGQASGDKHKPPDDDEPDRFEPQLSTVVEQNEEQEPDGSETLNLVERKFQQDEQRHLSTSEPAAATDTECVKPDERHNDDSMNESCQLQDIEMRDMDESHVRNDGDGDRSIDDVDPFDQVRHERSSHEDDSSRLEESNASLTQTDEPVTKSDEQQHAEGEEFGNESNGSEQTSDETAGVVEEQRGGENENISLLPDHQRVISEEEKQQAAATEEADKANAAAEQLQQEEEERAAETAESAEAAEASETVETSATKENTGTAGSSGKDINDTVAQQDETVTEDLEDEQQHLDTNEIPDEGTTGDNEPNSSANDIEVESEPPTGANQIRELAIPAVSATCAQCKKLSPICVYSITRDIPPEGESQENEYICSFTCVQSLRTAFPGKFELIQHQVGIYPIFECNATCKRCSRETLCKFRYRSPKSTDNTWRYLCEMKCVQHMTGINSEKFCLLKTRYTIEEKVPPMTEPRRCIQCFDNKPCQFAFKQDDDELFICQNDCLNLLMKEHPQLFRLKRYSVRVRTMPKATPAEQRSDVANIAARTEEEIEAARAAREASFQHRCYQCSLLIIPGSEQRLQWEAMDFCGERCLASYQNSKGSHCVQCQKAVTVTSLGKYCVRFGFKVCQFCSASCLDTYKKQLKNCCYCQRDISTQGEGVVVIRGTAKGTFREFCNSECHQRYKYATIANIKKKPQICSVCNHKKPTSVVVRLETKEHYFCSSPCFSAFKFVSNITPDECAMCGDYFERQSVLDSYTIFAKDASKKPSAFCTQICMNLYISKNRIIDSCSWCKVKKYNFDMIRKGSSNTLLCSLNCLQLSQVSMNAIAMKESQCDHCGVLKTPQYHLTMSDASLRDFCTYQCVMLFQSLFGKQAAHDGNQQTEPQEPVPTGLPKRVRKLGNVQQQQQTTQQLLQQQQQQVDALNQAKAKRPTRTAASNNPHCVPVIASVHSLASSSGRSVRSGPKPGTIQQQGMTLSLHELPQLRVALEPLTNIPATGCVSLAAFKPNLNATTTIKRISASTQSVQDTSRASVESSIAVTKATTTAPIETSRHDSPSAPVAPTIETHTQIVTIPPIPVQVANIATMCKPKQESKGVSCRPVQCDVGCQTESWLQRKLIIPIPVPMYVPVPMFMYSMPTPVPVPIPLPIPVPVFIPTTRNSANGILKEIKKIQEKLPTDPYEAELLMMAEMVAGEKKKEESDSDSDDGGVGVTVDETPFEGTTHEIEHNTSFSEDLVQMALKMASSEYEDSAVDLESAMQANTISQQQQEGYVDDSHLQHHQQLLMMDQQQRQTTSALVQRGRKRTPSGVSTRAAVTNNNSPQHLAASKRIKREHLSEPSPEPVRVVEPMEKPDANMCLKYTFGVNAWKQWVLTKNAELEKSSVRRKPFKSDILQLTADELSYSLCLFVKEVRKPNGTEYAPDTIYYLVLGIQQYLFEKGRVENIFTDPYYERFTDCLDEVAKKFSVLYNDSQFIVTRVEEEHLWECKQLGAHSPHVLLSTLMFFNTKHFNLVSVDEHMELSFSHIMKHWKRNPSGRPDQKGNNASRNVLLRFYPPQSSLSANARKKKVYEQQENEENPLRCPVKLYEFYLSKCPESVKTRNDVFYLQPERSCVPDSPVWYSTQPLSKEALSKMLHRVKMVKEINIALLTS